A single Bacillus sp. HMF5848 DNA region contains:
- a CDS encoding Cof-type HAD-IIB family hydrolase has protein sequence MLYKLLAINIDGTLLKPNGRLQRDTKEAIDFALSKEVYVTLVTGRSFLSAKKVAKALKLESHLVTHDGAFIGDSIDEPLQVKRLSEEMTFNIVQVLETFECNIRIQHERFSISNKKRLPGSLLGKVVLSSGDPLFYPLQFVDSLGDSLRDKPVEAPKLEVYFSDKQEREHAMTAIANAFPEVDVITKETHNAFVIVPRGVSKLGGLKALGKHLNIEVNKMVVIGDESDDIPMLEAAGLGVAMGQAKPDVKKAADWITRSNNQLGVAYMIREHFRKQQRFEFLNKIKVD, from the coding sequence ATGTTGTATAAACTACTAGCTATTAATATTGACGGGACACTATTGAAGCCAAATGGAAGATTACAGCGAGATACGAAAGAAGCGATTGACTTTGCTTTATCAAAGGAAGTATACGTTACATTAGTGACAGGTCGAAGTTTTTTATCAGCAAAAAAAGTCGCCAAAGCGTTAAAACTTGAATCCCATCTAGTTACTCATGATGGGGCATTTATTGGAGACAGCATTGATGAGCCACTTCAAGTTAAGCGATTATCGGAAGAAATGACATTTAATATCGTTCAAGTTCTTGAGACGTTTGAATGTAACATTCGCATACAGCACGAACGCTTCTCCATAAGTAATAAGAAAAGACTTCCAGGAAGCTTATTAGGGAAAGTTGTTTTAAGCTCTGGTGACCCTTTGTTTTATCCGTTACAATTTGTAGATTCATTAGGAGATAGTCTGCGTGATAAACCAGTGGAAGCACCGAAATTAGAAGTGTATTTTTCTGATAAGCAAGAACGAGAGCATGCTATGACTGCGATAGCTAATGCTTTCCCTGAGGTTGATGTAATTACTAAGGAAACGCATAATGCCTTTGTTATTGTTCCAAGAGGCGTTTCTAAGCTAGGTGGTTTAAAAGCACTTGGTAAACATCTTAATATTGAAGTAAATAAAATGGTCGTTATTGGAGACGAGAGCGATGATATTCCAATGTTAGAAGCAGCAGGGCTTGGTGTTGCTATGGGGCAAGCAAAACCAGATGTTAAGAAAGCCGCAGATTGGATTACCCGTTCAAACAACCAACTCGGTGTTGCCTATATGATTCGAGAACATTTTAGAAAGCAGCAACGCTTCGAGTTTTTAAATAAAATAAAAGTAGACTAA
- a CDS encoding YlbF family regulator: protein MSVNLHDVAYELEKGIRESDEFKAVANAYESMQQDPESHQLFEQFRSIQVDLQQKQMAGQEVTEQEVQQIQGLAMQAQQNEKIAKLMEAEQRMNMIFTEVSRIMMKPLEDLYK, encoded by the coding sequence ATGTCAGTAAATCTACATGACGTTGCATATGAACTTGAAAAAGGTATTCGTGAGAGTGATGAATTTAAAGCCGTAGCAAATGCTTATGAAAGCATGCAGCAGGATCCAGAGTCACATCAATTATTTGAACAGTTCCGCTCAATTCAAGTAGACCTACAACAAAAGCAAATGGCCGGTCAAGAAGTAACAGAACAAGAAGTACAACAAATTCAAGGTCTTGCTATGCAGGCACAGCAAAATGAAAAAATTGCGAAGCTTATGGAAGCTGAACAACGTATGAACATGATTTTCACAGAAGTAAGTCGTATTATGATGAAGCCACTTGAAGATCTTTATAAATAA
- a CDS encoding DUF445 domain-containing protein has product MEATFLIIGMMIVGAVIGGFTNSLAIKMLFRPHNPIFIFGVRLPFTPGLIPKRRDELAHQMGKMVVEHLLTPEGLRRKLQEPSFKEDILRWATEEIERYLDSDRTIASIAAKMGATNLTQSLEDKIAGWVAAKYDTLVQGETPIEQILSPKILEKLDEQPRKLADYLADKGIEFFQTEEGKRKLASMIDEFFENRGMLGNMVQMFLGQNGLTEKILPELSKFLHNPRTREALAQLIQGEWNKLKTLTFKDIDEQVGTGKISAELQKQTLTFLKVEKTLNKPIGKLLLSYRQSIINNWLPSIFDNMSELLATRIERMMERLHLADIVKQQVESFSVSRLEDMVLSISRREFKMITWLGALLGGLIGFVQGVIVMLLG; this is encoded by the coding sequence ATGGAAGCAACTTTTTTAATTATTGGGATGATGATTGTGGGAGCAGTCATAGGAGGGTTTACAAATTCTTTAGCAATTAAGATGCTTTTCCGCCCCCACAATCCAATTTTTATATTTGGAGTTAGATTGCCATTCACACCCGGGCTCATACCGAAGCGTCGTGACGAGCTTGCTCATCAAATGGGGAAAATGGTTGTCGAACATCTTTTAACACCTGAAGGATTGCGCAGAAAACTACAGGAGCCTAGCTTTAAAGAGGATATCTTGCGATGGGCTACTGAAGAGATAGAAAGATATTTAGATTCAGACCGAACAATAGCAAGTATAGCTGCAAAAATGGGGGCTACTAATCTAACTCAATCCCTAGAAGATAAAATAGCCGGTTGGGTAGCAGCAAAGTATGATACACTAGTACAAGGCGAAACGCCTATCGAACAAATTCTATCTCCGAAAATCTTAGAAAAACTCGATGAACAGCCTAGAAAGCTTGCAGATTACTTAGCTGATAAAGGAATAGAATTTTTTCAAACTGAAGAGGGTAAACGAAAGCTTGCATCTATGATTGATGAATTTTTTGAAAATCGTGGCATGCTTGGTAATATGGTACAGATGTTTTTAGGTCAAAATGGATTAACGGAGAAGATATTACCAGAGCTTTCTAAATTTTTACATAACCCTCGGACACGAGAAGCTCTTGCCCAGCTTATTCAAGGTGAATGGAATAAGTTAAAAACATTAACCTTTAAAGACATTGACGAGCAAGTTGGTACTGGTAAAATCTCAGCAGAATTACAAAAGCAAACACTTACCTTTTTAAAGGTTGAGAAAACACTAAACAAACCTATTGGGAAATTATTATTATCTTATAGACAATCAATTATAAATAATTGGCTTCCTAGTATTTTCGACAACATGAGTGAGCTATTAGCCACCCGTATTGAACGAATGATGGAACGATTACACTTAGCAGACATTGTGAAGCAGCAAGTCGAATCTTTTAGTGTGTCGAGATTAGAGGATATGGTTCTATCCATTTCTCGTAGAGAATTCAAAATGATCACATGGCTTGGAGCTCTTCTAGGAGGTCTCATTGGATTCGTTCAAGGTGTCATAGTTATGTTGCTTGGATAG
- a CDS encoding YheC/YheD family protein, which translates to MMDDSLVVIVKREQSEQKEFLAVLSSKKEKSEEMFLSSISQRFTSIRLDTDICNKLSIPTAEPVTLTFGRNNIPVRVMPIQETDELVLPLHVSEQLCLPDWDCNLAVSYDEDSKTLMIGPVIGLVTELRETHNNVNFGNIHDFCNELDSYCKRHGYYFFVCQLSMYHKDAIEGYVKHDDAWVKTTVPHPDVIHNRIHSRKREQSPIYQAFLSCLQEQHIPIFNDRFLHKWEVHDILQKHEYLHPYLPETYLLNDKQTLENMLQRHQCLFLKPVHGSQGQRIYRVMLDDEKIYMHESAMPQVGESQSFDTVNSLFYTLKARISKTAYIVQACVPLLEVDDRPLDFRLLCHKDSYNQWRVSSYVARVSAKGTFVSNLAQGGDRHKILEVLQPHFDKNTSLHVKKLMTELAIEVASIIAIEAGGHFAELGVDIALDPSGKPWLLEINTKPSKHEESSKNNFIRPSAKAVIDHCIYLAKPTK; encoded by the coding sequence ATGATGGATGATTCGCTAGTTGTAATTGTTAAAAGAGAACAAAGTGAACAAAAAGAATTTTTAGCAGTTTTATCTTCAAAAAAAGAAAAAAGTGAAGAAATGTTTCTTTCAAGTATTTCGCAACGCTTTACCTCAATAAGGTTAGATACTGATATTTGTAACAAGTTATCTATTCCAACAGCTGAACCTGTAACATTGACATTTGGTAGAAATAACATACCTGTTCGGGTGATGCCAATTCAGGAAACAGATGAGCTAGTGTTACCGTTACACGTGAGTGAACAGCTTTGCTTGCCAGATTGGGATTGTAATCTAGCTGTTTCGTATGATGAAGACAGTAAAACTCTAATGATTGGGCCAGTAATAGGACTTGTTACAGAATTAAGAGAGACACATAATAATGTCAATTTCGGTAATATTCATGACTTTTGTAATGAGCTTGATAGCTATTGTAAGCGGCATGGCTATTACTTCTTTGTTTGTCAGCTTAGTATGTATCACAAAGATGCGATTGAAGGGTATGTTAAGCATGATGATGCTTGGGTAAAAACAACTGTGCCCCATCCAGATGTAATACACAATCGAATTCATTCACGAAAACGCGAGCAATCACCGATATATCAGGCGTTTTTATCCTGCCTTCAAGAACAACATATCCCAATATTTAATGATCGTTTTTTACACAAATGGGAAGTTCACGATATTCTCCAAAAACATGAATATTTACATCCTTACCTGCCTGAAACGTACCTATTGAATGACAAGCAAACTCTAGAAAATATGCTACAGCGACATCAATGCTTGTTTTTAAAACCAGTACATGGTAGCCAAGGACAGCGTATATACCGAGTTATGCTTGATGATGAAAAAATTTATATGCATGAGTCGGCTATGCCTCAGGTTGGGGAGTCTCAATCGTTTGATACCGTGAATTCTTTATTTTACACGTTAAAGGCACGAATTTCAAAGACTGCGTATATTGTGCAGGCTTGTGTACCTCTTCTTGAAGTTGATGATAGACCACTAGATTTTCGACTTTTATGCCATAAGGACTCATATAATCAATGGAGAGTCTCATCTTATGTCGCCCGAGTATCTGCAAAAGGTACATTTGTCTCTAACTTAGCCCAAGGAGGCGACCGCCACAAAATCTTAGAAGTACTTCAACCACATTTTGATAAAAATACAAGTTTACATGTAAAAAAATTAATGACAGAGCTCGCAATTGAAGTTGCTTCTATTATTGCAATAGAGGCAGGCGGTCATTTTGCCGAACTTGGCGTTGATATAGCACTGGATCCTTCTGGCAAGCCTTGGTTACTTGAAATAAATACAAAGCCATCAAAGCATGAAGAATCTAGCAAAAACAATTTTATAAGGCCATCTGCTAAAGCAGTTATAGACCATTGTATATATTTAGCTAAACCAACTAAGTAA
- a CDS encoding YheC/YheD family protein translates to MIFLGITTVYPHQERGYITELAKRAERYNIQVCRFCPSNIHPVSELVEGYMFDSQSQEWKQATFSLPPFIYDRCFYDKSERSRKTVPIVDWLKKRKDIKFLGKGLPNKWDIYKVIIENYKLAPYVPETKQYTTASNFIKDLRQQKQLILKPVVGSQGNGVIKVIYDSLIRIVTNSKKKQRIEQTFPTKQQFEIWLEKLTNKIEYLYQPYLTLHDSLSRPFDIRVLLQKDESGLWQEKGRGIRIGAENQIISNLSGGADALPFDKLYNLCPQMNEILLEDDIHTIIEQLPITLEQHFSSLFELGVDIGIDQDGRMWILDTNSKPGRKVLLQTKPTMAEELYEAPLKYCLFLAATNKVK, encoded by the coding sequence ATGATTTTTTTAGGTATCACAACGGTTTATCCTCACCAGGAGCGGGGGTATATTACTGAGTTGGCAAAGCGCGCTGAGAGGTATAACATCCAAGTCTGTCGCTTCTGTCCGAGTAATATTCACCCAGTTTCTGAATTGGTTGAAGGTTATATGTTCGATTCACAATCACAAGAATGGAAACAAGCAACATTTTCTCTACCACCCTTTATATATGATCGCTGCTTTTATGATAAAAGTGAACGGAGCCGCAAAACCGTCCCTATCGTAGATTGGCTTAAAAAACGAAAGGATATAAAGTTTCTAGGGAAAGGGCTACCAAATAAATGGGATATTTATAAAGTTATCATTGAAAATTATAAATTAGCTCCATATGTGCCAGAAACAAAGCAATATACAACAGCTTCTAATTTTATAAAAGACCTTAGACAGCAAAAACAATTGATATTAAAGCCAGTAGTTGGCTCACAAGGAAATGGCGTTATTAAGGTTATATACGATTCATTAATAAGAATAGTTACAAATTCGAAGAAAAAACAGCGTATTGAGCAGACGTTTCCAACAAAGCAGCAATTTGAAATATGGTTAGAAAAATTAACAAACAAAATAGAGTATTTGTATCAGCCATATTTGACGCTACATGACTCTTTAAGTCGACCTTTTGATATTCGAGTATTATTACAGAAGGATGAAAGTGGTCTATGGCAGGAAAAAGGACGCGGTATTAGGATAGGTGCGGAGAATCAAATAATATCAAATCTTTCTGGTGGTGCCGACGCTTTACCATTCGATAAATTATATAATCTGTGTCCACAAATGAATGAGATTTTATTAGAAGATGACATTCACACAATTATTGAACAACTCCCCATTACACTTGAGCAACATTTTTCTTCCTTGTTTGAGCTAGGGGTTGATATTGGTATTGATCAAGACGGAAGGATGTGGATTCTTGATACAAATTCAAAGCCTGGTCGGAAAGTACTTTTACAGACTAAACCAACTATGGCTGAAGAATTATATGAAGCTCCTTTAAAATATTGCCTGTTTTTAGCAGCTACTAACAAAGTTAAATAA
- a CDS encoding YheC/YheD family protein yields MYRLKFHQSEKETVFLPSSLYNNEITHISFGTQQHKCKVIRYDSDEKNTIHISRDVADILLIPHEASIRAFKKDNVLHIGPLIGIFTAGFTGSILRPVGERSIFFSKLLSMANSVGVCIFVFGAHQINWDNATIAGYFFTKKGWEQCEVPFPNVIYDRLPNRKTESHPAIAQIKKRLSNDYLIPIYNPKFFNKTEIYELLEQHNQLSQYTPKTISRPSWLDIDQMVKQFGHVFVKPANGSLGLGVFQILYSEKEQAYYCRYRDEEDKNRLQRFMNLSTLADYLFKDRDLEYYVVQQGISLIRMDKNQIDFRVHTNQDENGVWHVGAIAAKVAGRGSVTTHINSGGSVHTLEEVIVEKDEAKRINMKIEEAVLAISEYLSEKMNGLVGEIGFDIGVDREGRIWLFEANAKPGRSIFHHPKLHEADKFTRRLTLEYAIYVMKQSIYNPEKIYSLV; encoded by the coding sequence ATGTATCGACTTAAATTTCACCAAAGTGAAAAGGAGACTGTTTTTTTACCTAGTAGCCTATATAACAATGAAATTACGCATATATCATTTGGTACACAGCAGCATAAGTGTAAAGTGATACGATATGACAGTGATGAAAAAAATACTATTCACATTAGTCGTGATGTTGCTGATATTTTGTTAATTCCACACGAAGCTTCAATCCGTGCATTTAAAAAAGATAACGTATTACACATCGGTCCGTTAATTGGTATTTTTACTGCTGGATTTACAGGGTCCATATTACGACCTGTTGGCGAACGATCGATTTTCTTTTCGAAGTTGTTATCAATGGCGAATAGTGTAGGGGTGTGTATTTTTGTATTTGGGGCTCATCAAATAAATTGGGATAATGCAACGATAGCAGGTTATTTTTTCACGAAAAAGGGTTGGGAACAATGTGAGGTACCATTCCCAAATGTTATATACGATCGCTTGCCAAATCGAAAAACAGAATCACATCCAGCCATTGCTCAAATTAAAAAAAGACTATCGAATGATTATCTTATCCCGATTTACAATCCAAAGTTTTTCAATAAAACCGAGATATATGAGTTGCTTGAACAGCATAATCAATTGTCACAATATACACCAAAGACTATTTCTCGACCATCATGGTTGGATATTGATCAGATGGTAAAACAATTTGGTCATGTGTTTGTCAAACCTGCAAATGGAAGCTTAGGTTTGGGTGTATTTCAAATATTGTATTCGGAGAAGGAGCAAGCGTATTATTGTCGCTATCGTGACGAGGAAGACAAAAACCGATTGCAACGATTTATGAACCTATCAACGTTAGCAGACTACTTATTTAAAGATAGAGATTTAGAATACTATGTTGTGCAACAGGGGATCTCTCTAATAAGGATGGATAAAAATCAGATTGATTTTCGTGTGCATACAAATCAAGATGAAAATGGTGTTTGGCATGTGGGTGCGATAGCTGCAAAGGTAGCAGGACGTGGCAGTGTAACGACACATATAAATAGTGGCGGGTCTGTTCACACATTAGAGGAAGTTATTGTAGAAAAAGATGAAGCTAAGCGTATAAACATGAAGATTGAAGAGGCAGTATTAGCAATAAGTGAATATTTAAGTGAAAAAATGAATGGCTTAGTAGGGGAAATTGGCTTTGATATAGGCGTTGATAGAGAAGGCCGCATTTGGTTATTTGAAGCCAATGCTAAGCCAGGTCGTTCCATATTCCATCACCCGAAACTGCATGAAGCAGATAAATTTACGAGACGCCTTACGCTAGAATACGCCATTTATGTTATGAAGCAGTCTATTTATAATCCAGAAAAAATATATTCACTTGTTTAA
- a CDS encoding YheC/YheD family protein, producing the protein MKVYYDLTRCEWYQTEVSDIQLYLGHSRIPVPYRSQSSSPSLSWNVMVHENRLGPVIAIVAAPYKQNSFSGNGAFFKKIMNQFNGIVIVMTDLSLRGNTIKSFVYWFDAQAWVHVEAPWPDVMYNRIPRLKQIELPDKYPIPVFNRTFFKKYEVYKRLYAFPRLRDYLPETRLLNDMTAKDILSFMQQHKRVYIKANDGSQGKGTLVVKLLESGHVQMRTVKGENKVLVMEDFKNVVLPLLKKQQEWVVQQAIEPDRIDDLRYDLRILAHLTDDASHSITGIGIRAAPIDAVVTHVPNGGQLLNFEKVKTRINTRELDNIIATCGEALSYQYGLIGEFSVDMTLSNTNNICIFEANARPMKFDERDIEKKRLKNLQRVCYQLAEFPPPNEAN; encoded by the coding sequence ATGAAGGTATATTACGATTTAACTAGATGTGAATGGTACCAAACGGAAGTAAGCGACATACAATTGTATTTAGGGCATTCTAGGATACCTGTTCCGTATCGTTCACAATCATCGTCACCTTCTTTGTCATGGAATGTCATGGTACATGAGAATCGACTTGGACCCGTCATTGCCATTGTAGCTGCCCCCTACAAACAAAATTCTTTTAGTGGGAACGGGGCATTTTTCAAAAAAATTATGAATCAATTCAACGGAATTGTTATAGTCATGACAGATTTAAGCTTGCGGGGTAACACAATCAAATCATTTGTATATTGGTTTGATGCACAGGCCTGGGTTCATGTAGAGGCGCCGTGGCCAGATGTCATGTATAACCGAATACCACGTTTAAAGCAAATAGAGCTGCCAGACAAGTATCCAATTCCAGTATTTAATCGTACCTTTTTTAAAAAATATGAAGTTTATAAACGGTTATATGCGTTTCCAAGGTTGAGAGATTATTTGCCAGAAACCCGACTGTTAAATGACATGACTGCAAAGGATATATTATCTTTTATGCAACAGCATAAACGAGTTTACATTAAGGCCAATGATGGGAGTCAAGGTAAGGGGACGTTAGTTGTAAAACTGTTAGAATCAGGTCATGTACAGATGAGGACGGTAAAAGGAGAAAATAAAGTTTTAGTGATGGAGGATTTTAAGAATGTAGTGCTGCCGTTGCTAAAAAAACAACAGGAATGGGTCGTGCAACAAGCAATCGAACCTGATAGGATAGATGACCTTCGTTATGATTTACGTATATTAGCGCATTTAACAGATGATGCTTCACATAGCATAACAGGTATTGGTATAAGAGCAGCTCCGATAGATGCCGTTGTGACACATGTGCCGAATGGTGGCCAGCTTTTGAACTTTGAAAAAGTTAAAACAAGGATAAATACTCGGGAGCTCGATAACATAATTGCCACGTGTGGTGAGGCGTTATCTTATCAGTATGGGTTAATAGGAGAGTTTAGTGTAGATATGACACTATCAAACACAAATAACATTTGCATTTTTGAAGCAAATGCAAGACCTATGAAGTTCGACGAGCGTGATATAGAAAAAAAAAGGTTAAAAAACTTACAACGTGTTTGTTATCAATTAGCTGAATTCCCTCCACCAAATGAAGCAAACTAA
- a CDS encoding metal-sensing transcriptional repressor produces MKEAVGFLVSHQPSKSVEELGDVSEQLAFIEQQVAYVLSIMNSQTECRQVVSVLASTRASVDQLISYMVTKNLQECMLHTDKQSDAVIEEAIAMIVKSR; encoded by the coding sequence ATAAAAGAAGCCGTAGGATTTTTAGTTAGTCATCAACCTTCAAAGTCAGTTGAGGAGCTTGGTGATGTCTCAGAGCAGCTTGCTTTTATAGAACAACAGGTTGCCTACGTTTTAAGTATCATGAACTCACAAACAGAATGTCGTCAAGTTGTGTCTGTATTAGCTAGTACACGCGCTTCAGTAGATCAACTTATTAGTTATATGGTAACAAAAAACTTACAAGAATGTATGCTGCACACTGATAAACAATCAGATGCAGTTATCGAAGAAGCAATTGCTATGATTGTAAAAAGCCGATAA
- a CDS encoding CdaR family transcriptional regulator, whose product MLEKLKNIFSDQIIHESKPGYSWFITNAGEAFAIHIESLSEKERELLSLLCQPLEHEYDFSIQQQKWTNILYKQSLDELSNYLGKAYRFTFFQASDDIGDKYAFTEAVKGTFAGDVTIIWEDSLSGFIIEIDAIESVDLTQLIDMLESDFYLTFSFLNGLQRTVTQSIAIEFQWERACFTKVKSFFAHSKVMSMELAYTYLLVDSANIEETTHFIQEHIFTDKELLTSIKTYIDCNLNVSLAAKKLFLHRNTMQYRIDKFVDRTGIDIKNFEGAAAVYLAILQHEVIQG is encoded by the coding sequence ATGCTAGAAAAGCTTAAAAATATTTTTTCAGATCAAATTATACATGAATCAAAACCGGGGTACAGTTGGTTTATCACCAATGCTGGTGAAGCATTTGCAATTCATATTGAAAGTTTATCAGAAAAAGAACGGGAATTATTGTCACTATTGTGTCAACCTCTTGAACATGAATATGATTTTTCAATTCAGCAACAAAAATGGACAAACATATTATATAAGCAATCGCTAGATGAGCTCTCAAACTATCTTGGGAAAGCATACAGATTTACGTTTTTTCAAGCTAGTGATGATATAGGTGATAAATATGCCTTTACGGAAGCTGTAAAAGGAACATTTGCAGGAGATGTTACAATCATATGGGAAGATTCTTTAAGCGGTTTTATTATTGAAATAGACGCTATTGAGTCTGTTGATCTTACACAATTAATTGATATGTTAGAAAGTGATTTTTACTTAACATTCAGTTTTTTAAATGGCTTGCAACGAACCGTTACACAATCTATTGCGATAGAATTTCAGTGGGAAAGAGCTTGCTTTACAAAAGTAAAATCGTTTTTTGCACATTCTAAAGTGATGAGTATGGAGTTGGCATATACATACTTATTAGTAGATAGTGCCAATATAGAGGAAACAACACATTTTATACAAGAGCATATATTTACTGACAAAGAATTATTAACTTCTATAAAAACATATATAGATTGCAACTTAAATGTAAGTTTAGCTGCGAAAAAATTATTTTTACATCGTAATACGATGCAATACAGAATTGATAAATTTGTGGACCGGACAGGGATTGATATCAAGAACTTTGAAGGTGCTGCAGCAGTATATTTAGCTATACTTCAACATGAAGTCATACAAGGATAA